AACTTCCATTTCCTCCGTCCATGTTGTTCCATCCACTGAAAACATAATAATTCCGTCCTGGCCTGCTGCTATAAATTTATCCTTATACCACAAAATACTGTTTAAATTTTTATCAGTAAGTTCTTTATCTGCAACTTCCAGGTGGTCACTATATTCCCAGCTCACCCCGTCTTCAGATGTCAAAATGCTCATTTTATTCCCCACTATCAGGTATTCCTTACCATTCCACACAACATCATTAAAAGCTATATCTGAGTGGTCTATATTTATTTGTTCCCATGAAATACCGTCATCTGAAGATAAAATAATCTTGTCCTCCCCAACTACTAAAAAAATCCCGTTAACCCACTTTACCTTTTTAAGTACCTCCATAGTAGCCATCCTTATTCTTGACCATCTTATTCCATCCGGTGATACAAGTATCTTCCCCATATCACCCACTGCTATAAATTTGTCCCCATTGCCCTCTATTCCATATATATCAGATGATATACCAGAATCCCTTTTAGTCCAGTTTTTCCCGTCTTCTGAAGTAAATATTACACCCTCTTCACCTGCCGCAACAAACTTATTCAGCCCCCATGTTACCCCATACAGGTTTTTGTCACTGCCTACACTGCCTAAAGACCAGTCCAGCCCATCACGAGAGGTTATAACACTCCCCTTCTCCCCTACTGCAACATAATACTCCCCGTTAAATGCAATATCATAAAATTGAGGAGCTTTATCAGCATTTTCTGCAAAAACAAATACACAATTTAATAATAACGCCATTAATACAAAGAAGTAGAATATCCTTTTCATATATTTTTCCTCCAAAGCTTTTATAAAAATTTAAAAATGCCTATAGCAATATAGTATTATAAATAGCACCAATACTCAATAGTTTAGCAAAAAACAAAAAAAGCAGCTTACGCCACTTAAAAAAATCTATATAAAAAATTTCACAAAATATTTATAAATGTTATTAAAAACAGTGTAAAGAAGCTTTTGCGATACCGATAAAATATTCAGATTCCCGCCTGATATGGTTAATTACAGCCACTGCTATTTCATTACATCTTACCGCTTCACTTTCTGCAACAAGCAGGTTTAGAAAAACTACAAAACTTAAACTTTGATTAAGGGCAAAAATAGTAAATTTTCTAATGCTTTGGTATAAAACAGGAGAAATCATTCCCTTGCATCTGATAACCTCTTCAATGTAGCGCACTGCAGTTGCCGCTGTTTTGGAAAGGTTTAATTCCCAATTTTTAAGTTTTTCTTCAAAATCCCTTTCTAAATTGGGTACAATCTGGCGGATTACAATGGTATGCTCACTTTCCTGACGCTTCCACAGTTCTATTTCATCTAAAATTCTTAGCGGAGTTTTGTCCCCGTAAAAATACCGCATACAACACCTCTCCCATCTGATAGTTTATTTAGAATCACTTTAATATCTTATTCAAAAGGAATAGAAAGGTGATAGACTTTAGGTTGTATGCCATATTTATATAAGTCATGTATATAACAATAAAAAAAACAAGGATGTTGCTGCATTTTGCAACAACATCCTTGTCTTTTATTTATAATTCTTATTTACTGTTCTTTTCCCTTATAACAGCCTGAGCTGCTGCAAGTCTTGCTATAGGCACTCTGAACGGTGAACATGAAACGTATTGTAAACCTGCTCTGTGGCAGAATTCAACAGAGGAAGGATCCCCACCATGCTCTCCGCAAATACCTAATTTAATATCAGGTCTTGTTTGCTTTCCAAGTTTAACTGCTGTTTCAACAAGTTTTCCTACACCTTTTTGGTCAATTCTTTCAAATGGGTCAAATTCGTATATCTTGTTTCTATAGTAGTCATCTAAGAATTTAGCAGCATCATCACGGCTAAATCCAAAGGTCATTTGTGTCAGGTCATTTGTACCAAAGGAGAAGAATTCTGCTTCTTTTGCTATCTCGTCTGCTGTAATAGCTGCCCTTGGAATTTCTATCATTGTACCAACCTGATATTTTAAGTCTACTCCTTCTTTTTCTATAATTTCATTTGCAGTGTTAACAACTACATCTTTAACATATTTCAACTCTTTAACTTCACCAACTAAAGGAATCATAATTTCAGGTACAACATTCATACCTTTTTTGTTTACATTTATAGCTGCTTCTATAATAGCCCTGGTCTGCATTTCAGCTATTTCTGGATAAGTAACAGCCAAACGGCATCCTCTGTGACCCATCATTGGGTTAAACTCATGAAGTTCATTTATTATTCCCTTTAATTCGTCAAAAGAAATACCCATTTCTTTTGCAAGTTTTTCTATATCGCTGTCTTCTTGTGGAAGGAACTCATGCAGCGGTGGATCCAATAACCTTATTGTCACAGGACATCCTTCCATTGCTTCGAAAAGTGCTTCAAAGTCACCTCTTTGCATTGGAAGAAGTTTGTCTAAAGCTTTTCTTCTCTGCTCTTCTGTTCTTGAAACAATCATTTCCCTCATTGCAGGAATTCTGTCTGCTTCAAAGAACATATGCTCTGTACGGCAAAGTCCGATACCTTCAGCACCAAACTTTCTTGCCTGAGTAGCATCTGCAGGATTATCCGCATTTGTCCTTACTTTTAATTGTCTGATTTCGTCTGCCCATTCCATAAGAGTAGCAAAGTATCCTGTCATTTCAGGCTCTACTGTTGGAAGTTTCTCTCCATAAACATTACCTGTTGAACCATCAAGGGAAATCCAGTCTCCTTCATGATATTTATTGCCATTTTTGTCAGTAAAGTATTTTTCTTCTTCATTTATTCTTATCTCACCACAACCTGCTACACAGCAAGTACCCATACCTCTTGCCACAACAGCTGCGTGAGATGTCATTCCTCCGCGTGCTGTAAGTATTCCCGTTGATACATGCATACCTTCAATATCTTCAGGAGATGTTTCAAGCCTTACAAGAATTATGTTTTTCTCACCATTTTTATGTGCATTAACAGCAGACTCTGCATCAAAATATACTTTTCCTGTAGCTGCCCCTGGAGATGCTGGAAGTCCTTTAGCCACTGGAGTCGCATTCTTTAATGCATTTGGCTCAAAATTAGGATGCAGCAAGGTATCTAACTGCTTTGGATCAACCTGCATAACAGCTTCTTCTTTGGAAATCATATTTTCTTCCACAAGTTCAACTGCTATTCTCAATGCAGCTGTCGCTGTTCTCTTACCACTTCTTGTCTGGAGCATGAAAAGCTTTCCTCTTTCAATGGTAAACTCCATATCCTGCATGTCCCTATAGTGTTTTTCAAGCTTTTCAGCAATCTCTACAAACTGATTGTATACATCGGGCATTACTTCTTTTAATTGTTCTAACGGCTGTGGAGTTCTGATACCTGCAACAACGTCTTCACCCTGTGCATTCATCAAAAACTCACCATAAAGCTTTTTCTCACCTGTGGATGGGTTTCTTGTAAATGCAACACCTGTACCGGAATCTTCACCCATGTTTCCGTATACCATTTCCTGCACGTTTACTGCAGTACCCCAATCCCCCGGTATATCATTTAGCCTTCTATATACTATAGCTCTTGGGTTGTCCCATGAACGGAATACAGCCTTTATAGCTTCCATTAACTGAACTTTTGGATCCTGTGGGAAATCAAATCCCTTTTCATTTTTAAATAACTCTTTGTATTTTTTAACAATTTCTTTTAAGTTTTCAGCTGTTAAATCTGTATCAAGTGTAATACCATTTTGTTCTTTAACCCCGTCAAAAATTTCATCAAACTTGGACTTATCAATTTCCATTACCACTTCGCCAAACATTTGGATAAATCTTCTATAGCTGTCATATGCAAATCTTTCGTTATTAGTAAGCTTTGCCAATCCTTCAGCAACTTCATCATTAAGACCAAGATTTAGTATTGTATCCATCATACCCGGCATGGATGCTCTTGCACCAGAACGTACTGAAACAAGTAGAGGGTTGTTTGGATCACCGAATTTTTTCCCAACTATTTCTTCAGTTTTTGCCATTGTAGCATATATTTCTTCTTCAATTTCCTTTGCAATTACTTTACCATCGTCGTAATACCTTGTACATGCTTCTGTGGTTACTGTAAAACCTCTTGGTACAGGAAGACCTAAGCTGGTCATCTCAGCAAGATTCGCTCCCTTACCGCCAAGAAGCTCTCTCATTGATGCATTGCCCTCGCTAAAAAGATATACGTATTTTGCCATATAAAAAACCTCCTATTATATATTTTTTCTGTTTAGAAAAGTGCCCCTTTTATTTTCAGATGAAGAACAGCCTCATCTAAAGTTTCTTAAACTTATAAGCTTTTATTTCTTAAGCTGGAGCTAAATATATTTAGCACATAGAACTTTATAAAATATACATCTTACAATAAGAATAATTTCCCACAGCCCATATAATTATAACATATAAAAATAATATTTCACTATTTTTTTTAATTTAAAAAAGTTTTTTGTCATTTACAAAGTCTTTAAAAGTCAAATTTGCTGCTAAAATACTCATTTAATTCATCTATTTTTATTCTTACCTGCTCCATTGTATCCCTGTCCCTTATTGTTACACTTGCATCTTCCTGGGAATCAAAATCATATGTCAGGCAGTATGGTGTTCCAATCTCATCCTGTCTTCTGTATCTTTTACCAATACTTCCGGTTTCATCGTATTGGCATACATATTTTTTGGAAAGCATCTCATAAACTTTCCATGCCTCCTCTCCCAGCTTTTTGGAAAGGGGGAGAACTGCAATTTTTACAGGTGCAAGAACAGGATGAAATCTTAAAACAACCCTTACATCCCCGTCTTCTAACTCTTCCTCATCATATGCTTCACATAAGAATGTAAGGAAAGCCCTGTCTACTCCTACCGATGGTTCAACACAATAAGGTATGTATTTTTCATTTGTTGTTGGGTCAAAATAGGACAAATCTTCTTTAGAATGCTCACTGTGCTGCTTTAAATCATAATCTGTCCTATCTGCAATTCCCCAAAGTTCGCCCCAGCCAAACGGGAATTTGTATTCAATATCTGTAGTAGCTTTACTGTAATGGGATAATTCTTCTTTACTATGATCCCGCATTTTAAGGTTTTCTTCTTTAATTCCCAAACTTACAAGCCAATTATAGCAAAAGTCCTTCCAATACTCAAACCATTTAAGGTCTTCACCCGGCTCACAGAAAAATTCCAGTTCCATCTGTTCAAATTCCCTGGTCCTGAATATAAAATTACGCGGTGTTATTTCATTTCTAAAGGATTTTCCAATCTGGCCTATTCCAAAGGGAATCTTCTTTCTTGTTGTTCTTTGAACATTTTTAAAGTTCACAAATATTCCCTGGGCTGTTTCCGGTCTTAAATATAATTCAGATTGTGAATCTTCAGTCACTCCCTGGAATGTTTTGAACATAAGATTAAACTTTCTTATGTCTGTAAAATTACTTGAACCGCACTTTGGGCATTTTACTGAATTCTCTTTAATATACTGCATAAGCTGCTGGTTTTCCCAACCATCTACATTGACGCTAACATTATTAGCCTTATTCCATTCCTCGATTAATTCATCAGCCCTGTGACGGGTTTTACAATCCCTGCAGTCAATTAAAGGGTCACTGAATCCTCCCACATGACCTGAAGCCACCCAAACTTGTGGATTCATCAATATGGCACAGTCTACACCTACATTGTATGGATTTTCCTGTATGAATTTACGCCACCAGGCATTTTTTATGTTGTTTTTTAGCTCAACACCCAAAGGCCCATAATCCCAGGCATTTGCCAGTCCTCCATATATATCTGAACCTGGATAGACAAATCCTCTATTTTTAGCCAGTGCCACTATTTTTTCCATGGTTTTCTTTACTTCCATATACAAATACCTCCTTAATACAATCAGCAACAATGTCTTATTGTGTAAATTTATATTAAAACACCAAGGTAAGTTAAGATTTAACACCCCTTGGTGCTTCTTATTAATAATATTTCATCTAAAATAACATCAGCAACTTTTGTTTTATCCATTATAGGAAAGCTCTTTATATATTCTTTTCCTTTTATAATTTTTACAATATTGGTGTCGGTGGAAAATCCTGCCCCCTCTTGTGTTACATCATTGGCAACTATCATATCCATGTTTTTAGATTGAAGTTTTTCAAGTGCATTTTTCTCTACATCATCAGTCTCAGCACTAAACCCTACTAAAATTCTATTGTCTTTTACTTTACCTAATTCTTTTGCTATATCAGGATTTTTTACAAGCTTAATGGTCATTTCCTCCTGGGATTTTTTTATTTTCTTTTGTGAAATTTCCTCACATCTGTAATCAGCCACAGCTGCCACCATTACTAAAACATCATAATCTTTATAACTCTCCATAACTTTTTGGTACATTTCCCGGGCACTTATTACATTTTCCACTTCTGCCCCGGAAGGTACAGGGATATTTACAGGTCCTGATACAATTTTTACCTTTGCACCCCTTTTTAATGCGCATTCTGCAATAGCATATCCCATTTTACCTGAAGAACGGTTTGTTATGTACCTGACAGGGTCAATGGCTTCTCTGGTTGGACCTGCAGTAACTAAAATACTTAAATCTTTTAAATCCTTTTTTACATTGGTATTTTTAAGCTCATTTATACCGGCATTTTCAGATTCAAAAAAATCAACTATGAATTTTACAATATCAGAAGGCTCTGGCAAACGGCCTTTACCTTTTGTCCCGCATGCCATAAGACCTGATGCCGGCTCCATAAATACATAGCCAAGATTTTTTAGCTTCTCTATATTAGATTGGACAATTGGATTTTCATACATATTGTGATTCATTGCAGGCACAAAAATAACAGGTACCCGGGTTGCCATTATAGTTGTAGAAAGCATGTCGTCGGCAATACCCCCCGCAACTTTTCCTATAATATTGGCAGTTGCAGGCACCACAACAATAAAATCCGCTTTGTTGGCAAGGGAAATATGCCCTATATCCCAATATTGAGGTTCATCAAACATCCCTATTGTCACAGGATTATTAGATATAGATCTGAATGTAAGAGAATCAACAAATTCAGCAGCATTCTTTGTCATTATAACATTTACATCTAAACCAAGTTTTTTTAACCTGCTCACAACTTCAACAGCTTTATATGCCGCTATACCACCGCAAACTCCAACAACTGCAGTCTTCCCTTTGAGCACAGTTTCAGCTCCTCCCCGTAATAAAACATACTATTATAACTATTTTATCCCGCTCTTTGTCCTGATGTATGTAATCTTCCCTTCATCAATCTCATTAATAGCAACAGAAACAGCTTTATCAGACTCACATTCTGTAAGCTTTGGAGCGCCATCTGTCAGCTGTCTGGCTCTTTTTGCAGCCGCTACCACCAATGTATATCTGCTGTCCACTTTTTCAAGCAATGAACCTATTGGCGGATCAATCATTGTCTTGTTTTTTTTCATAATGCTCTCACATCTCCTTCCCTCATATTAACAAAAATAGAAATATAAACATATACAAAATACAGCACAAAAAGCTATGGTAAATTCTATTTAAGCTTAAAATTTACCTCTTTTTAAAGAAAGAGACTTTTAAATTTAACTGTGGGATTGAGTAGGTTTACTCATCAATATCTTCATCCGCTACTTCTGCATCTTTAGCATTTAATCTGTGAGCAACTGTCTCCGGTTGGACTGCAGATAATATAATATGGTCACTGTCAGTTATTATAACTGCTCTTGTCCTGCGTCCGTAAGTAGCATCTACAAGCATTCCCCTATCCCGTGCTTCCTGTATTATCCTCTTTATAGGTGCTGATTCAGGACTAACAATTGCTACAAGCCTGTTAGCAGAAACAATATTTCCAAAACCTATATTTATTAATTTCATCGATACTCCTCCCGTTACCCGTGTTACTACTCTATATTTTGTGTTTGTTCCCTTATTTTTTCCAACTCGCTTTTTATTTCTATAACTTTTTTTGATACAAATAAATCATTTGCCTTTGAGCCAATTGTATTTGCCTCCCTGTTCATCTCCTGAACTAAAAAATCAAGCTTTCTTCCAATGGGCACATCCATTTCTAATGTATCCCTAAACTGACAAACATGGCTTTTTAAGCGCACAAGCTCTTCATCAATATTGCACCTGTCAGCAAAAATAGCAATTTCCATCATCATTCTATTCTCATCAACTACCTGCTGTCCTAACAATTCTTTTATTCTGTTTTCTAATCTATACTTATATTCTTTCACAATTTCCGGGCATCTTATGCTTATTTCATTAATAATATTTTCAATTAAAAATGTCCTTTCAACTAAATCAGCCTTTAATCCCTCTCCCTCAGCCCTTCTCATATCAATTAATGTTTTTAGGGCATCATCCAGTGCTTTTGATAAAAGTTCCCAAAGCTCTTCTTCGTCTTGCTCTGCTTTCTCAACTTTAATAACCTCCGGAAACTTTGCAATGAGGGATACAGTTATATCATCCTTTAGTTCGTATTTATCCCTTAAAAGCTCCATACTCCTTATGTATGCTTTTACAAGCCCTTCATCTATCAGTATGCTTTTAGATTCCTCTGAAAAATCATCAAAGCTTACGTAAATATCTGCTTTTCCCCTTGATATAACTTTTCCTACTCTTTCTCTTATCTTATCTTCTAAAAATGAAATTTGCCGTGGAATCTTTATATATAAATCACAATATCTATGGTTAACTGTTTTTATTTCAACTAAGAATTCCTTACCATCCCCCTGGGACCTTCCCCGGCCAAAACCTGTCATACTATGAACCATTTTTTTCATCCTTTTCTATATGGACTTAATACCAGGGTATGTTTATGCATAGATATATTTATGCATAAGTATACCTATGCACAGGCACAGCTGTACATAGACATACCCAAAATAATATTTGCCTATGTCTTTAGATATTTATAAATTCCAAAATATATACGTATTTTTTCAATACGTATTATAACACAACCTTTTTAAAGCTGCAAACAAAATAAAAATACTATAAATTATCCTTCGATAACATTTTTTATTGCCTGTAAAACCCTGGATTTTTCAAAAGGCTTGACAACAAAATCTTTAGCTCCCATCTTTATAGCTTCAACGACCATGGATTGCTGTCCCATTGCTGAAACCATTATTATCCCGGTGTGCGGACTGTATTTTAGTATTTCCTTTATAGCAGATATCCCGTCCATCTCCGGCATTGTAATGTCTAGTGTTATAATATCTGGTTTGTGTATTTTCACCTGCTCAATGGCTTCATAACCATTAGAGCCCTCTCCGACTACCTTGTAGCCTTCCACTTCTTCTATCATTTTCTTTAAAAGAGTACGCATAAATACAGCATCATCAACAACAACAAATCTTAGTTCAGACATAACCCACATCTCCTAATTCATACATTAGTATTGATAAAACAACAATTCCAGCCGTTTCTGTCCTAAGTATTCTTGGTCCTAAAGAAATGATATTAAAATCGTTTTTAAGTGCTAATTCTATTTCCTTTTCGCAAAATCCTCCTTCCGGTCCTATAAAAATATATATATCTTTATTATTTGACTTTTCCTTTAAAATCCCCTTTATTCCTTGAGATTTTTCCTTCTCATAGGGCAATATTTTTAAAGCGTCTCCTGGTAGTGTCTCTACTACATCTTTAAAGTTTACCGGATATCCTACTTCAGGTACAATTCCTCTGTTGCATTGTTTTGCTGCTTCCATGGAAATCCTGTTCCATCTTTCATGCTTCTTTTTGTAATTATCCTTTGAAATTTTCACAATTGTCCTTTCCGTAACAACAGGAACTATTTTGTTTACACCTAATTCCACTCCTTTTTGTATTATATAATCCATTTTGTCAGATTTAGGTATGCCTTGGAAAAGAATTGTGTTTACAGGCGGTTCTGAAATATTTTTATAAGAACTGATAATTTTTGTCTCAACCTTATGTGAATGTATTTCATGTATCTCAACATTATAATCAGTTCCCAGCCCGTCTGATACTATTATATTATCTCCGTTCTTTAATCTCAATACTTTTTTTATGTGAATAACATCTTCACCTGTTATGGTAATTAAATCAGATGAGATGTTTTCACTTTTTACAAAGAATTTGGACATCTGAACACAATCGCCACCCATTCTCCTTGTTCTAGCACTTCTTCTAAGGTAAATGCTTTTTTCCTGTACTCATCTATTACTTCCTGTTTTCTTTCTTTAATAATACCCGATGTAATAAAAATCCCTCCTTCTTTTAAATAAAAAGGTATATCAGAAGAAAGTCCTGTTATTACATCGGCAATAATGTTGGCCACTATTAAATCTGATTTTATTTTTTCTATATCAGTTAACACGCCTTTTACAGCATGGACATTTTCAACTTTATTTATTATAGAATTTTCTTTTGTAATTTTTACTGCCACTTCATCTATATCAAGGGCTGTAACATGGGATGCACCTAATTTAGAAGCAATTATTGATAAAATCCCGCTTCCACATCCCACATCAATAACCCTGTCTCCCTTATTTGTATATTTTTCCAGCAGCATTGCACACATACTTGTAGTTTCATGGGTACCTGTTCCAAAAGCCATACCTGGGTCAAGCTCAATAACTATTTCATCATCTTTTTTATAATAAACTTCCCAGGACGGCTTTATTACCATTTTGTCTGAAATATGAAAGGGTTTATAATACTTTTTCCACGATGTACTCCAATCCTCTTCATCAACCTCAAAGTATCCTGCAAAACCTTCACCTGTATCAAGAAATTTTTTTATAAAAAGTAATTTTTCATTTATTAAA
The genomic region above belongs to Acetivibrio saccincola and contains:
- a CDS encoding YicC/YloC family endoribonuclease, coding for MVHSMTGFGRGRSQGDGKEFLVEIKTVNHRYCDLYIKIPRQISFLEDKIRERVGKVISRGKADIYVSFDDFSEESKSILIDEGLVKAYIRSMELLRDKYELKDDITVSLIAKFPEVIKVEKAEQDEEELWELLSKALDDALKTLIDMRRAEGEGLKADLVERTFLIENIINEISIRCPEIVKEYKYRLENRIKELLGQQVVDENRMMMEIAIFADRCNIDEELVRLKSHVCQFRDTLEMDVPIGRKLDFLVQEMNREANTIGSKANDLFVSKKVIEIKSELEKIREQTQNIE
- a CDS encoding WD40/YVTN/BNR-like repeat-containing protein yields the protein MKRIFYFFVLMALLLNCVFVFAENADKAPQFYDIAFNGEYYVAVGEKGSVITSRDGLDWSLGSVGSDKNLYGVTWGLNKFVAAGEEGVIFTSEDGKNWTKRDSGISSDIYGIEGNGDKFIAVGDMGKILVSPDGIRWSRIRMATMEVLKKVKWVNGIFLVVGEDKIILSSDDGISWEQINIDHSDIAFNDVVWNGKEYLIVGNKMSILTSEDGVSWEYSDHLEVADKELTDKNLNSILWYKDKFIAAGQDGIIMFSVDGTTWTEEMEVTKKCIMSLSTDGDMLVGVGKDGIIVVSENGEDWENLTKLTAGEKQYTLLENEEKSFQVLMEFPFNMNLDITRYIEWEVSDENVIRLEKGNVIKALNEGKSKIKVFYDEKTLEVPVTVEKPRDDISDAGENVNKDREEKDIRQLQKDLLKKIIEVIIRLTIVIILTFIIMHFVRKIKKK
- the prmA gene encoding 50S ribosomal protein L11 methyltransferase; this encodes MKWYEVIIKTTEEAQDAICEMLSSIGAAGSSIEDPNEIKREILKKDSLDYADEEFINTLGNTVVIKSYFSQEKDISKIVDLINEKLLFIKKFLDTGEGFAGYFEVDEEDWSTSWKKYYKPFHISDKMVIKPSWEVYYKKDDEIVIELDPGMAFGTGTHETTSMCAMLLEKYTNKGDRVIDVGCGSGILSIIASKLGASHVTALDIDEVAVKITKENSIINKVENVHAVKGVLTDIEKIKSDLIVANIIADVITGLSSDIPFYLKEGGIFITSGIIKERKQEVIDEYRKKAFTLEEVLEQGEWVAIVFRCPNSL
- a CDS encoding DUF2935 domain-containing protein; its protein translation is MRYFYGDKTPLRILDEIELWKRQESEHTIVIRQIVPNLERDFEEKLKNWELNLSKTAATAVRYIEEVIRCKGMISPVLYQSIRKFTIFALNQSLSFVVFLNLLVAESEAVRCNEIAVAVINHIRRESEYFIGIAKASLHCF
- a CDS encoding 16S rRNA (uracil(1498)-N(3))-methyltransferase, yielding MSKFFVKSENISSDLITITGEDVIHIKKVLRLKNGDNIIVSDGLGTDYNVEIHEIHSHKVETKIISSYKNISEPPVNTILFQGIPKSDKMDYIIQKGVELGVNKIVPVVTERTIVKISKDNYKKKHERWNRISMEAAKQCNRGIVPEVGYPVNFKDVVETLPGDALKILPYEKEKSQGIKGILKEKSNNKDIYIFIGPEGGFCEKEIELALKNDFNIISLGPRILRTETAGIVVLSILMYELGDVGYV
- a CDS encoding glycine--tRNA ligase, coding for MEVKKTMEKIVALAKNRGFVYPGSDIYGGLANAWDYGPLGVELKNNIKNAWWRKFIQENPYNVGVDCAILMNPQVWVASGHVGGFSDPLIDCRDCKTRHRADELIEEWNKANNVSVNVDGWENQQLMQYIKENSVKCPKCGSSNFTDIRKFNLMFKTFQGVTEDSQSELYLRPETAQGIFVNFKNVQRTTRKKIPFGIGQIGKSFRNEITPRNFIFRTREFEQMELEFFCEPGEDLKWFEYWKDFCYNWLVSLGIKEENLKMRDHSKEELSHYSKATTDIEYKFPFGWGELWGIADRTDYDLKQHSEHSKEDLSYFDPTTNEKYIPYCVEPSVGVDRAFLTFLCEAYDEEELEDGDVRVVLRFHPVLAPVKIAVLPLSKKLGEEAWKVYEMLSKKYVCQYDETGSIGKRYRRQDEIGTPYCLTYDFDSQEDASVTIRDRDTMEQVRIKIDELNEYFSSKFDF
- a CDS encoding response regulator, with product MSELRFVVVDDAVFMRTLLKKMIEEVEGYKVVGEGSNGYEAIEQVKIHKPDIITLDITMPEMDGISAIKEILKYSPHTGIIMVSAMGQQSMVVEAIKMGAKDFVVKPFEKSRVLQAIKNVIEG
- the ppdK gene encoding pyruvate, phosphate dikinase, with translation MAKYVYLFSEGNASMRELLGGKGANLAEMTSLGLPVPRGFTVTTEACTRYYDDGKVIAKEIEEEIYATMAKTEEIVGKKFGDPNNPLLVSVRSGARASMPGMMDTILNLGLNDEVAEGLAKLTNNERFAYDSYRRFIQMFGEVVMEIDKSKFDEIFDGVKEQNGITLDTDLTAENLKEIVKKYKELFKNEKGFDFPQDPKVQLMEAIKAVFRSWDNPRAIVYRRLNDIPGDWGTAVNVQEMVYGNMGEDSGTGVAFTRNPSTGEKKLYGEFLMNAQGEDVVAGIRTPQPLEQLKEVMPDVYNQFVEIAEKLEKHYRDMQDMEFTIERGKLFMLQTRSGKRTATAALRIAVELVEENMISKEEAVMQVDPKQLDTLLHPNFEPNALKNATPVAKGLPASPGAATGKVYFDAESAVNAHKNGEKNIILVRLETSPEDIEGMHVSTGILTARGGMTSHAAVVARGMGTCCVAGCGEIRINEEEKYFTDKNGNKYHEGDWISLDGSTGNVYGEKLPTVEPEMTGYFATLMEWADEIRQLKVRTNADNPADATQARKFGAEGIGLCRTEHMFFEADRIPAMREMIVSRTEEQRRKALDKLLPMQRGDFEALFEAMEGCPVTIRLLDPPLHEFLPQEDSDIEKLAKEMGISFDELKGIINELHEFNPMMGHRGCRLAVTYPEIAEMQTRAIIEAAINVNKKGMNVVPEIMIPLVGEVKELKYVKDVVVNTANEIIEKEGVDLKYQVGTMIEIPRAAITADEIAKEAEFFSFGTNDLTQMTFGFSRDDAAKFLDDYYRNKIYEFDPFERIDQKGVGKLVETAVKLGKQTRPDIKLGICGEHGGDPSSVEFCHRAGLQYVSCSPFRVPIARLAAAQAVIREKNSK
- the coaBC gene encoding bifunctional phosphopantothenoylcysteine decarboxylase/phosphopantothenate--cysteine ligase CoaBC; the encoded protein is MLKGKTAVVGVCGGIAAYKAVEVVSRLKKLGLDVNVIMTKNAAEFVDSLTFRSISNNPVTIGMFDEPQYWDIGHISLANKADFIVVVPATANIIGKVAGGIADDMLSTTIMATRVPVIFVPAMNHNMYENPIVQSNIEKLKNLGYVFMEPASGLMACGTKGKGRLPEPSDIVKFIVDFFESENAGINELKNTNVKKDLKDLSILVTAGPTREAIDPVRYITNRSSGKMGYAIAECALKRGAKVKIVSGPVNIPVPSGAEVENVISAREMYQKVMESYKDYDVLVMVAAVADYRCEEISQKKIKKSQEEMTIKLVKNPDIAKELGKVKDNRILVGFSAETDDVEKNALEKLQSKNMDMIVANDVTQEGAGFSTDTNIVKIIKGKEYIKSFPIMDKTKVADVILDEILLIRSTKGC
- the remA gene encoding extracellular matrix/biofilm regulator RemA, whose product is MKLINIGFGNIVSANRLVAIVSPESAPIKRIIQEARDRGMLVDATYGRRTRAVIITDSDHIILSAVQPETVAHRLNAKDAEVADEDIDE
- the rpoZ gene encoding DNA-directed RNA polymerase subunit omega, encoding MIDPPIGSLLEKVDSRYTLVVAAAKRARQLTDGAPKLTECESDKAVSVAINEIDEGKITYIRTKSGIK